From a region of the Oncorhynchus tshawytscha isolate Ot180627B linkage group LG14, Otsh_v2.0, whole genome shotgun sequence genome:
- the LOC112267628 gene encoding olfactory receptor 52B2-like, which produces MDDFSNVSSVLTLEGFNLPPESAFSALIFATLSYMVILFCNLVLILTIILNRSLHQPMYLLLLNLPINDLIGSTALFIQLIKELLLDTGTIQYSACVTQAFFIHVYGTGAVFILTAMAYDRYIAICCPLRYNTLMTNAHLRKIITLLWVCDLILIGVLFFLLLRLPRCRSLMSHSYCDNPSLLKLVCANTAINNTYGLFITALMQVIVVSTILYTYVQILVTCFRNKGSADTKSKALQTCATHLIVFLLLECLGLLTVISYRLSQFPPQLRRLIGVSTLIFPPTLNPIIYGLKTKDIRVKAMHFLRTKIFPS; this is translated from the coding sequence ATGGATGACTTCTCAAATGTGTCTTCTGTTTTGACACTAGAAGGCTTCAATCTCCCCCCTGAAAGTGCATTTTCCGCATTAATTTTCGCCACACTGAGCTATATGGTCATTCTCTTCTGTAATCTGGTCCTGATTCTCACCATCATCCTCAATAGGAGTCTCCACCAGCCCATGTACCTTCTGCTGCTAAACCTACCCATCAATGACCTTATAGGCTCCACGGCACTCTTTATACAGCTCATCAAAGAGCTTTTACTTGACACAGGGACCATTCAATACTCTGCTTGTGTCACACAAGCTTTCTTTATTCATGTCTATGGAACGGGAGCTGTGTTCATTCTGACTGCTATGGCGTATGACAGATACATTGCCATATGTTGCCCTTTGAGGTACAACACATTGATGACCAATGCTCATCTCAGGAAAATCATCACACTGCTATGGGTGTGTGACTTGATTTTGATTGGAGTGCTCTTTTTCCTGCTGCTTCGATTACCACGCTGCAGATCTCTGATGTCACACTCATACTGTGACAATCCCTCCCTGTTGAAACTGGTCTGTGCTAACACAGCCATCAATAACACCTATGGACTCTTTATTACTGCCCTCATGCAGGTCATAGTTGTTTCTACCATTCTCTACACTTACGTTCAGATACTTGTCACATGTTTTAGAAACAAAGGATCAGCTGACACTAAAAGCAAAGCTCTGCAGACTTGTGCTACACATTTAATTGTTTTTCTCCTCTTAGAGTGTTTAGGTCTTCTCACTGTTATTTCATACAGACTGAGCCAATTTCCCCCGCAGTTACGGAGACTCATAGGAGTTTCCACATTAATTTTCCCCCCAACTTTAAATCCAATCATATATGGTCTTAAAACAAAGGATATCAGAGTAAAAGCAATGCATTTCTTGCGGACAAAGATCTTTCCATCCTAG